Proteins found in one Arachis stenosperma cultivar V10309 chromosome 8, arast.V10309.gnm1.PFL2, whole genome shotgun sequence genomic segment:
- the LOC130944094 gene encoding uncharacterized protein LOC130944094: protein MDKESSSVVRSSNNVNGGGGEGSLVLRASSDGTRHTTTPDLVLQWGNRKRLRCMKVQVKDKDKDDSSAPVQRTTVRVDRRVVRTDKDSLNKPPLGLNNNNITLANNNHNHHQTNGYPNLRQRPSSPQQRILRNSETSSAMRGVVGGQSNGGVRGIASPDRGAHDKRGTHNNNNHHHHHHHNDNNKSAASSDTAHDSKKGGSPSGSGDAVPQVWPPKFVIALTNKEKEEDFFAIKGTKLPQRPKKRAKFIQRTLNLVSPGAWLSDLTLERYEVREKKISKKRPRGLKAMNNVESDSE from the exons ATGGATAAAGAGTCTTCTTCAGTTGTTCGGAGCAGCAATAACGTTAACGGCGGAGGTGGGGAAGGGTCTTTGGTGTTGAGGGCGAGTTCCGACGGGACGAGGCACACAACGACGCCGGATTTGGTGTTGCAGTGGGGGAACCGGAAAAGACTAAGGTGCATGAAGGTGCAGGTTAAGGACAAGGACAAAGACGACTCTTCCGCACCGGTCCAGAGGACAACGGTTCGGGTGGATCGCCGGGTCGTTAGAACCGATAAAGACTCTTTAAATAAGCCCCCACTTGGACtcaataataacaatattaCCCTCGCcaataataatcataatcatcatcaaaCTAACGGATATCCCAATCTCCGTCAACGCCCATCTTCGCCGCAGCAACGAATTCTCAG GAACTCGGAGACTTCAAGTGCTATGAGAGGAGTAGTAGGAGGGCAGAGCAACGGGGGTGTTAGGGGAATTGCGTCGCCGGATAGGGGTGCGCACGATAAGAGGGGTAcgcacaacaacaacaaccaccaccaccatcatcacCATAACGACAATAATAAGTCCGCTGCCTCATCGGATACTGCGCACGATAGCAAAAAGGGTGGGTCACCCTCCGGCAGCGGGGATGCGGTTCCGCAGGTGTGGCCACCTAAGTTCGTGATTGCCTTGACCAACAAGGAGAAGGAAGAAGATTTTTTCGCCATTAAGGGTACAAAGCTCCCTCAGAGACCCAAGAAGAGAGCTAAATTCATACAACGCACCCTCAAT CTGGTAAGTCCAGGAGCATGGCTGTCCGATCTTACCTTGGAACGGTACGAAGTTAGGGAGAAGAAGATTTCCAAAAAG AGACCTAGAGGGTTAAAAGCTATGAACAATGTGGAGTCTGACTCTGAATAG